From Asterias amurensis chromosome 3, ASM3211899v1, a single genomic window includes:
- the LOC139934858 gene encoding ras-responsive element-binding protein 1-like isoform X2 yields the protein MVKRLRRDMAVRLKRMPDFSGDEGEKEVPSSTDGQIADIQEVDMADVKNRQSSMRETRGSQSGAKKDQKIKKTKPVAQLRSERPGLRRTSRKNAAQRYKLGKIAAAEENRMIGAELRSERRRSTEGVAKVKAPSGKKSKGASKSLNNSPVNGVTDDVSLETDVDKDELESQQVDNLRDISAVDKPDLPESIHQVPDSRGSSELKRPTAMSSLPAESDVQPLNLAASIDCGDQRETGDVAPPLPMEEDDGDSTSNDQAVALSVGNSAHDDAGLDPLGGEVSGDWGCTPATSEEVKTESVQSDSPSGERREMTTGTKGGTEPSKRPAGSPSDTSVLADPNWGIYKRRRPMEEGNTCLTCPVCSEEFQEKHHLTLHFREHNTTTMDGMMHSCKLCGKKLSSTSSLDRHMLIHSGERPHRCPICPMAFTTNGNMRRHIRTHEKGAAASTEGEYVTETAYSKPRKRIPSKRLLDSDELDKESTSPQKRLALEDGDSPLKSRVKEEELTCPICGKAFLCHYGLQTHMDLHPNVIIKCDMCEATFKNHRGLRMHTLMSHKKPSPTKTPPAPDVPLGFQDLGSVADISCDKFPLIAQVWCERNVRRCNSIVHQFICQVCSKAFPCSSALDLHKKKNHSAMDMTMTSQVEDVGLKNGKENVLVQKTKPTDKVSAFYSKLPHTFPSQVQFLATLNLKPSPSPIVKNAPNKNVASVQQATPTKSKFPFTDQGFASDDEVEADRDFADVGKILTLTTSASSNPLLMLKHLSRGVKQSPVKASALSSTSTSLASKPKSKVTFASKPPPAHSHLPDQYKTQIRQADHEPRSGDPATEMHFPMEVARDETKVEHSATSTQEKTSHDVGSESEPNEVEKTEEAAGDSKNGKKTGKYVCKHCQENFPQYSALKIHLRSHLGLTPFKCLLCDYSSADKSTLVRHMRTHSGERPYSCKMCDFPFTTKANCERHIKKRHGKETKIDIELNITHNTSGGPPGEASPNKFRAPDTLCKLCNREFRFFRDLQNHLKVHQRTPSKFFCLKCQTGLSSKNNCARHITKCHPEIEKDDLDNFMMVKQVETKDISQTMANSFASNGEQLSPIDFSRKSPIAASDSDLSDQSWLSAYTLPNMTDVDAPIDLSLPKEKNSSFLPPVDSSLGRLRFKRVYHKFYSKVIDALVCPHCSRAFKRGSVFKEHIRSHITERPNRCYYCKAAFTMKDSLDKHIERRHGDESKSESPAQSFIPKVATPMQFKLMSRSSHGLRVRIAHESAEATDMSVEHLLENQTLKSPGSSFGSDASGELASVSKILAASSNNFQVCFPPTGAQVKPKGEKDDVKETGDNENKNEFAVPENPTNKSEDQTEWDTPVPSDIELSEEYDLVIDESIASSSESTTGLETQKPKERVTERDRSNLPTKEMCPYCNRKFPWISSLRRHILTHTGLKPFQCPQCNSSFSTKSNCERHIVRRHCLNVSPGSKAPELPFTCLEGCSDCAYSTKLKLIKHYEVQHVGVPFPECYKNEVKKLPASVIRNALARRASKLGGTRPFGSSEFRSRVGMSGVTLKLTRHKPLLKRRHSSHDEKPLSLVKKTVTGEEGKSLDGFSRKKHLFSHKGKPFPIIFKKKKRKSLPTMVNINGSRIGASRVGDQVNSQPVMDLSVTSEDINLITESLGYVTGEGSGQPSRRKGKSKRKNARHSCSNCCKRFKSATTLKRHYRVHTLEHPFRCTECSASFTTKFNCQRHMLKLHGKSKEETLRLIAKQKSAMSSENDGEGNQELAESGVKENGFIVDPEVPGGVKDADVGGSSKGMSDESQDTDEDENEDNKEDLEEGEVRDGDGDSETDDFGEDGEIEVDETASDLEETNMEGSNFDSTWDEDSTEGPSDNPASDVKMPRGRGRDVFVSGTADNSDIIQNLLGIQDSSVIDQMLDSADSAAKLLGVE from the exons ATGGTGAAAAGACTTCGGCGTGACATGGCCGTGCgtttgaagaggatgcctg ATTTTTCTGGAGACGAAGGGGAAAAGGAAGTCCCATCCTCGACTGATGGACAAATTGCTGACATCCAGGAAGTGGACATGGCGGACGTTAAGAACAGACAAAGCAGCATGAGAGAAACTAGGGGGAGCCAATCAGGTGCTAAGAAGGATCAAAAGATCAAGAAGACCAAGCCTGTTGCTCAACTCAGATCAGAGCGTCCGGGTCTCAGACGGACCTCGCGTAAGAACGCTGCTCAGCGATATAAACTGGGAAAGATCGCTGCGGCTGAGGAAAACAGGATGATCGGTGCCGAGTTGAGAAGTGAAAGACGGCGTTCGACTGAAGGAGTAGCGAAGGTGAAAGCTCCGAGTGGGAAGAAGAGCAAGGGGGCGTCAAAGAGTTTGAATAACTCCCCAGTGAATGGAGTGACAGATGATGTTAGTTTGGAAACTGATGTAGACAAGGATGAATTGGAAAGTCAACAGGTGGACAACCTGAGGGATATAAGCGCCGTAGACAAACCCGACCTGCCTGAGAGTATCCATCAAGTACCCGATAGCCGTGGGTCCTCTGAGCTCAAGAGACCCACGGCGATGTCATCGTTACCTGCTGAGTCAGATGTACAACCCTTGAATCTGGCTGCCAGCATTGATTGCGGAGATCAACGTGAGACAGGTGATGTAGCGCCGCCGTTACCGATGGAGGAGGATGACGGTGACTCGACGAGTAATGACCAAGCAGTAGCGTTGTCGGTCGGCAATTCAGCTCATGATGATGCTGGCCTGGATCCACTCGGAGGGGAGGTGAGTGGCGACTGGGGATGTACCCCGGCCACATCAGAGGAAGTCAAGACTGAGTCAGTGCAGAGTGACAGCCCAAGTGGGGAGAGGAGAGAGATGACGACTGGCACCAAAGGAGGGACAGAGCCCAGCAAGAGGCCGGCCGGCTCACCCTCTGACACATCCGTACTGGCAGATCCAAATTGG GGTATTTACAAGCGTCGTCGTCCGATGGAAGAGGGCAACACCTGCCTCACCTGCCCGGTCTGCTCCGAAGAGTTCCAGGAGAAACATCACTTGACGTTACACTTCAGAGAACACAACACCACCACCATGGACGGCATGATGCATTCCTGTAAGCTCTGCGGTAAGAAACTCAGCTCCACTAGCTCCCTGGATCGTCACATGTTGATTCATTCTGGCGAGAGACCGCACAGGTGCCCTATCTGCCCCATGGCGTTCACAACGAATGGGAATATGAGGCGGCACATCCGGACCCATGAGAAAGGCGCTGCGGCAAGCACGGAAGGAGAGTACGTTACTGAGACGGCATACAGTAAGCCGCGTAAACGAATCCCATCCAAACGTCTTCTTGACTCGGATGAACTTGACAAAGAGTCGACTTCTCCGCAAAAGCGCCTTGCCCTTGAGGATGGAGATAGTCCTCTCAAATCCAGAGTCAAGGAGGAGGAATTGACTTGCCCTATCTGCGGTAAAGCCTTCTTGTGTCACTACGGGCTCCAGACCCACATGGATCTTCACCCAAATGTCATCATAAAGTGCGATATGTGTGAGGCGACATTCAAGAATCACCGAGGCCTGCGTATGCACACCCTGATGTCTCACAAGAAACCCAGCCCTACCAAGACTCCTCCTGCCCCGGATGTACCTTTAGGCTTTCAAGATCTCGGTAGCGTTGCAGACATCTCGTGTGATAAGTTCCCTCTGATAGCTCAAGTGTGGTGCGAGCGAAATGTACGCCGTTGTAACAGCATCGTGCACCAGTTCATATGTCAGGTATGCTCTAAGGCATTCCCATGCTCTAGCGCCCTCGACCTTCATAAAAAGAAGAACCACTCCGCTATGGATATGACCATGACGAGCCAAGTGGAAGATGTCGGCCTCAAGAATGGTAAAGAAAACGTCCTGGTCCAAAAAACCAAGCCTACTGATAAAGTTAGCGCTTTTTACAGTAAACTTCCACATACATTCCCATCTCAGGTACAGTTCTTGGCCACATTGAACCTCAAACCCAGCCCGTCTCCCATCGTGAAAAATGCACCAAACAAAAACGTGGCATCGGTGCAGCAAGCAACGCCAACTAAAAGCAAATTTCCTTTCACGGATCAAGGATTTGCCTCCGATGATGAAGTCGAAGCAGATAGAGATTTTGCTGACGTGGGGAAGATATTGACGCTGACGACATCAGCGTCCAGTAACCCCCTCTTGATGCTGAAGCATCTCAGCCGAGGTGTGAAGCAGTCTCCAGTAAAAGCATCAGCCTTATCATCTACCTCAACATCCTTGGCATCCAAACCAAAGTCCAAAGTAACCTTTGCGAGTAAACCCCCACCCGCTCACTCTCACTTGCCGGACCAATACAAAACCCAAATCAGACAAGCAGATCACGAGCCCCGCTCAGGAGATCCAGCCACCGAGATGCACTTTCCCATGGAAGTTGCCAGGGACGAGACCAAGGTGGAGCATTCAGCAACAAGTACACAGGAGAAAACATCTCACGATGTTGGAAGCGAATCCGAGCCGAATGAGGTGGAGAAAACTGAAGAGGCGGCGGGAGACTCTAAGAATGGGAAGAAGACCGGTAAATACGTCTGCAAACACTGTCAGGAAAACTTCCCACAGTACAGCGCTTTGAAGATACATCTTCGCAGCCACTTGGGGCTAACACCTTTCAAGTGTCTATTGTGTGACTACTCCAGTGCTGATAAGAGCACCTTAGTGAGGCATATGAGAACCCATAGTGGGGAGCGCCCTTATTCTTGCAAGATGTGTGACTTTCCTTTCACAACGAAGGCTAACTGCGAGCGACACATCAAGAAACGACATGGAAAAGAGACGAAGATAGACATCGAGTTGAACATTACTCACAACACATCAGGTGGACCCCCGGGGGAGGCATCCCCTAATAAGTTCAGGGCTCCGGACACACTCTGCAAGCTCTGCAACCGCGAGTTCAGATTCTTCAGAGATTTACAAAATCACTTGAAGGTTCATCAACGAACTCCGAGTAAGTTCTTTTGCCTCAAATGCCAGACGGGCTTAAGTTCCAAGAACAACTGCGCCCGTCACATCACCAAATGCCACCCTGAGATCGAGAAGGACGATCTTGATAACTTCATGATGGTCAAGCAGGTCGAGACTAAGGACATATCTCAAACCATGGCCAACTCATTTGCCAGTAACGGAGAACAATTATCGCCAATTGACTTCAGCAGGAAATCTCCTATTGCAGCTTCCGATAGCGACCTGAGTGACCAATCATGGCTGAGTGCCTACACCTTGCCCAACATGACTGACGTGGATGCACCCATCGACCTGAGTCTACCCAAGGAGAAAAACTCCTCCTTTCTTCCTCCAGTTGACAGCAGTCTCGGCCGACTACGGTTCAAGCGGGTGTATCACAAGTTCTACAGCAAGGTGATCGATGCCTTAGTTTGTCCGCACTGCAGTCGAGCATTCAAGCGTGGTTCGGTTTTTAAAGAACACATCCGATCCCACATCACAGAGCGCCCTAACCGCTGCTACTATTGTAAAGCTGCATTCACCATGAAGGATAGCCTGGATAAACATATTGAACGTCGACACGGTGACGAGTCGAAGAGTGAGTCACCAGCTCAGTCATTCATCCCCAAAGTAGCCACCCCGATGCAATTTAAGCTCATGTCTCGCTCGAGTCACGGCCTTAGAGTTCGTATTGCCCATGAATCAGCCGAGGCCACTGATATGTCTGTCGAGCATTTACTTGAGAACCAAACTCTCAAGTCCCCAGGTAGTAGCTTCGGGTCGGACGCAAGCGGGGAGCTGGCTAGCGTTTCCAAGATTCTAGCCGCGAGCAGCAACAACTTCCAGGTCTGTTTCCCACCGACTGGGGCCCAGGTAAAGCCGAAAGGagagaaagatgatgtaaaagaaACCGGAGAcaacgaaaacaaaaatgagtttGCAGTTCCGGAAAATCCCACCAATAAATCTGAAGATCAGACGGAGTGGGACACACCAGTACCATCAGATATTGAGTTATCAGAGGAGTACGATTTAGTCATCGATGAATCCATTGCGTCGTCGTCAGAATCTACAACTGGGCTTGAGACACAAAAACCCAAAGAGCGGGTCACTGAACGAGACAGATCCAACCTACCCACGAAGGAGATGTGTCCGTACTGCAACCGCAAGTTTCCCTGGATCAGCTCACTGCGCCGCCACATCCTGACGCACACCGGCCTCAAACCTTTCCAGTGCCCTCAGTGTAACAGTAGCTTCTCAACGAAGTCTAATTGCGAAAGACACATTGTACGTAGACATTGTCTCAATGTCAGCCCTGGTTCTAAGGCTCCAGAACTCCCCTTCACTTGCCTAGAGGGATGCTCCGACTGTGCTTACTCCACCAAACTAAAGCTCATCAAACACTACGAGGTCCAGCATGTTGGAGTGCCCTTTCCCGAGTGCTACAAGAACGAAGTGAAGAAACTACCCGCATCCGTCATCAGAAATGCTCTGGCGAGACGAGCATCGAAGCTCGGAGGAACTCGTCCTTTTGGGAGCTCCGAATTCCGCAGCCGAGTAGGGATGTCAGGCGTAACTCTAAAGCTGACTCGACATAAACCTCTTTTAAAGAGGAGACATTCATCCCACGATGAGAAACCACTCTCCCTCGTTAAGAAGACGGTGACCGGTGAAGAGGGAAAGTCCCTCGATGGCTTTTCCAGGAAGAAACATCTCTTTTCTCATAAGGGTAAACCTTTTCcaatcattttcaaaaagaagaagaggaagTCTCTGCCGACGATGGTGAATATCAACGGCAGCAGGATCGGTGCATCCAGAGTAGGCGATCAAGTTAACAGCCAACCTGTAATGGATCTCTCAGTAACCAGTGAAGATATTAATCTCATCACAGAAAGTCTCGGATACGTCACCGGCGAGGGTAGCGGGCAACCGTCACGCCGTAAAGGTAAATCCAAGCGTAAGAATGCTCGCCACTCCTGCAGCAACTGTTGCAAACGATTCAAAAGTGCGACCACGCTGAAACGACATTACCGAGTCCACACTCTAGAGCACCCATTCCGCTGTACGGAGTGCTCTGCTAGCTTCACCACAAAGTTCAACTGTCAGCGTCACATGCTGAAACTTCACGGCAAGAGCAAAGAGGAAACTCTAAGACTCATTGCGAAACAGAAGTCAGCGATGTCATCTGAGAATGATGGTGAAGGGAATCAAGAACTTGCAGAGTCTGGTGTCAAGGAAAATGGTTTCATTGTAGATCCAGAGGTCCCTGGAGGTGTCAAGGATGCAGACGTAGGAGGAAGCTCTAAGGGGATGAGTGATGAGAGCCAAGACACAGATGAAGATGAGAATGAAGATAATAAGGAGGATCTAGAGGAGGGTGAGGTGCGGGATGGTGACGGTGACTCGGAAACTGATGACTTTGGTGAAGACGGCGAGATAGAGGTTGATGAAACAGCCTCAGACCTTGAGGAAACCAACATGGAAGGGAGTAACTTTGATTCAACCTGGGATGAAGATTCCACCGAGGGACCGTCTGATAATCCGGCCAGCGATGTTAAGATGCCAAGAGGTCGTGGGAGAGATGTCTTTGTTTCCGGGACGGCGGATAATTCAGATATTATTCAGAATCTTCTTGGAATACAGGATTCCTCCGTTATTGATCAGATGTTGGATTCTGCCGATTCTGCCGCCAAGCTCCTCGGTGTTGAATGA